TCTGCCCTGAGGAATAATCATAAGCTGTAATCGAAGTTATTTTGCGCTGCCCCTTTAGGTCTCTAATGGCGGGAGCTGTCATTTTTTTCATACCGAAACCTCATATATCATTTAATGAATCCAATGGGGATAATATCGCGTAAACAAGTCGAACTTAAAAGAAGCGGAATCAATTTGAGCAAGTGGAGGGAGAATCGTCAAGTTAAATGGGAAAAAGTGCAAAAAAAAAGAGACCCGGATTACCCGAGTCTCTTTTAAAATACAAAGCTTAAAGCCAAATTAGACTTCTTGCATTACCCACACAACTCGCCCAACAACAAGCTTATCCTGATCCTGCACGGGAATGAATAATTCAGGGTGCTGTGGATCTTCAGGACGCAAAATAAAGCGAGAATTCTCAGGGTCAAAAAAGACTCTGCGAATAACTACACCCTGATGAGGAACATGTACTGCGTACATATCGCCCGCCATCAAGCGTCTTTGAGTCTCATCAATACCCGCGAAAGCATTCCTTCGAATAGCAGGTTCCATAGATGAACCTTCTACTTTAAGAACAACCATTGAAGGTCGATAGAACGTTTCAGGGATATTCAGCTCGCCAACCTGCTGAGCTTCCCATTTTTCAGCACCGGAATCTTCTCCAGCCATAGAGGAAACAGGAACGACCCTTCCTCTGGACTGGACCTGTCCGTACTGCGCTGTTGTTTCGCTGAGAATGTTGTCAGCAGATATTTTACCTTTACCCGGTTTTAAATAAACGGGTTCAATGCCGTCAGAAAGCCACTCAGGATTCAGTCCGTGCGTTCTGTATAATTTAATATACCATTCAGCCGGAATAGAGCTGCGTCTTTTTGCATCAGAAATACTGGATTGTCTGATATTCAAAATTTCCGCCAACTGCACCTGAGTTCTTGTGCCGGTCGCCTTTTTAATTCTTTCTAAAGTCTCATCAAACCATTTAGACATGTATATGCCCTCCT
This window of the Maridesulfovibrio frigidus DSM 17176 genome carries:
- a CDS encoding LexA family transcriptional regulator, whose product is MSKWFDETLERIKKATGTRTQVQLAEILNIRQSSISDAKRRSSIPAEWYIKLYRTHGLNPEWLSDGIEPVYLKPGKGKISADNILSETTAQYGQVQSRGRVVPVSSMAGEDSGAEKWEAQQVGELNIPETFYRPSMVVLKVEGSSMEPAIRRNAFAGIDETQRRLMAGDMYAVHVPHQGVVIRRVFFDPENSRFILRPEDPQHPELFIPVQDQDKLVVGRVVWVMQEV